The following proteins are co-located in the Ailuropoda melanoleuca isolate Jingjing chromosome 13, ASM200744v2, whole genome shotgun sequence genome:
- the LKAAEAR1 gene encoding protein LKAAEAR1 isoform X3 has product MGLTLPSAGPRMPSPAGKEAARRGPRERTGKGSREERAKGPPAAEPPARGWALSLEGLAAMRPPQRHRHLLFGDLLEDVGAAASIFPRESVELGYRMPDPRAWTQSLEPPAVRQDLLLGVLKAAEARGRIRALRLRYIRMRAEEISLLILQQKSARAALRLELFLPPQLKPTRIPDPLDRQERRRVETILEEKVDGSIFPR; this is encoded by the exons ATGGGACTCACTCTTCCCTCGGCAGGGCCCAGGATGCCGTCGCCAGCGGGGAAGGAGGCTGCGCGCAGGGGCCCGCGGGAGCGAACAGGAAAGGGGTCCCGTGAGGAGCGCGCCAAGGGGCCGCCCGCGGCGGAGCCCCCCGCGCGGGGTTGGGCCCTATCGCTGGAGGGACTGGCGGCCATGCGCCCCCCGCAGCGTCACCGCCACCTGCTCTTCGGGGACCTGCTTGAGGACGTCGGCGCGGCCGCCTCCATCTTCCCCCGCGAGTCGGTGGAGCTCGGGTACCGCATGCCCGACCCGCGCGCGTGGACGCAGTCGCTGGAGCCGCCCGCGGTGCGCCAGGACCTGCTCCTCGGCGTCCTCAAGGCGGCCGAGGCCCGAGGACGCATCCGAGCCCTGCGGCTGCGCTACATCCGCATGCGG GCGGAGGAGATCTCGCTCCTCATCTTGCAGCAGAAGTCCGCGCGCGCCGCCCTCCGGCTGGAGCTGTTCCTGCCGCCGCAGCTGAAGCCAACGCGGATCCCGGACCCCTTGGACCGTCAAGAG AGGAGGCGCGTGGAGACCATTCTAGAGGAGAAAGTTGATGGCAGCATCTTCCCACGTTGA
- the NPBWR2 gene encoding LOW QUALITY PROTEIN: neuropeptides B/W receptor type 2 (The sequence of the model RefSeq protein was modified relative to this genomic sequence to represent the inferred CDS: inserted 1 base in 1 codon; substituted 1 base at 1 genomic stop codon): MQAAGLDPPENRGSPFQAAMGANGSWDNGSRSRVSPPEPPTALYGLLPAVYSLICAIGLTGNTAVIYVTLRVPKMKTVTNAFILNLAVANGLFTLVLPVNIAEHLLQCWPFRELPCKLVLVTAHYNISSTDFLATMNVDRYLVVLATTQSRHVPQRTLXGTEITSLCVWMDVTVMVLPFVAFAGGYSNELQVTSCGLSFPQPERAWFKASRIYVLVLGFVVPVCTLCALHVDLLRRLWALQLHSRAKALGKAKQKVTTLILAVLAVGLLCWMPFHLASIVALTTDLPQTSLGISISYVTSLSYASSCLNPCLYAFLDESFXNSFRSTFRCPGA; encoded by the exons ATGCAGGCTGCTGGGCTGGATCCCCCTGAAAACAGAGGTTCCCCCTTCCAGGCTGCGATGGGCGCCAACGGCTCATGGGACAATGGCAGCAGGTCCCGCGTCAGCCCCCCTGAGCCACCGACAGCCCTCTATGGGCTCCTGCCAGCAGTATACTCCCTGATCTGTGCCATAGGGCTGACAGGCAACACAGCGGTCATCTACGTGACCCTGAGGGTgcccaaaatgaaaacagtgacCAACGCGTTCATCCTGAACCTGGCCGTCGCCAACGGTCTCTTCACGCTGGTGCTGCCCGTCAACATTGCGGAGCACCTGCTGCAATGCTGGCCCTTCAGGGAGCTGCCGTGCAAACTGGTGCTGGTCACCGCCCACTACAACATCTCCAGCACCGACTTCCTGGCCACCATGAACGTGGACCGCTACCTGGTGGTGCTGGCCACCACACAGTCCCGCCACGTGCCCCAGCGCACCC CGGGCACCGAGATCACCAGCCTGTGCGTCTGGATGGATGTCACCGTCATGGTCCTGCCCTTCGTCGCCTTTGCCGGGGGCTACAGCAACGAGCTGCAGGTCACGAGCTGCGGGCTGAGCTTCCCCCAGCCTGAGAGGGCCTGGTTCAAGGCCAGCCGCATCTACGTGCTGGTCCTGGGCTTCGTGGTGCCCGTGTGCACCCTCTGCGCGCTCCACGTGGACCTGCTACGTCGGCTGTGGGCCCTGCAGCTCCACTCCAGAGCCAAAGCTCTGGGCAAAGCCAAGCAGAAGGTGACCACCCTGATCCTGGCTGTGCTGGCTGTCGGACTGCTCTGCTGGATGCCCTTCCACCTGGCCTCCATCGTGGCCCTGACCACAGACCTGCCCCAGACGTCCCTGGGCATCAGCATCTCCTACGTCACCAGCCTCAGCTATGCCAGCTCCTGTCTCAACCCTTGCCTCTATGCCTTCCTGGATGAGAGCTTCTGAAACAGCTTCCGGAGCACATTCCGATGCCCAGGGGCCTGA
- the LKAAEAR1 gene encoding protein LKAAEAR1 isoform X2, protein MPSPAGKEAARRGPRERTGKGSREERAKGPPAAEPPARGWALSLEGLAAMRPPQRHRHLLFGDLLEDVGAAASIFPRESVELGYRMPDPRAWTQSLEPPAVRQDLLLGVLKAAEARGRIRALRLRYIRMRAEEISLLILQQKSARAALRLELFLPPQLKPTRIPDPLDRQEVPTGPGRGGGGRPPPRTPGPSPSHPQRRRVETILEEKVDGSIFPR, encoded by the exons ATGCCGTCGCCAGCGGGGAAGGAGGCTGCGCGCAGGGGCCCGCGGGAGCGAACAGGAAAGGGGTCCCGTGAGGAGCGCGCCAAGGGGCCGCCCGCGGCGGAGCCCCCCGCGCGGGGTTGGGCCCTATCGCTGGAGGGACTGGCGGCCATGCGCCCCCCGCAGCGTCACCGCCACCTGCTCTTCGGGGACCTGCTTGAGGACGTCGGCGCGGCCGCCTCCATCTTCCCCCGCGAGTCGGTGGAGCTCGGGTACCGCATGCCCGACCCGCGCGCGTGGACGCAGTCGCTGGAGCCGCCCGCGGTGCGCCAGGACCTGCTCCTCGGCGTCCTCAAGGCGGCCGAGGCCCGAGGACGCATCCGAGCCCTGCGGCTGCGCTACATCCGCATGCGG GCGGAGGAGATCTCGCTCCTCATCTTGCAGCAGAAGTCCGCGCGCGCCGCCCTCCGGCTGGAGCTGTTCCTGCCGCCGCAGCTGAAGCCAACGCGGATCCCGGACCCCTTGGACCGTCAAGAGGTGCCCACAGGCCcgggaaggggcgggggggggcgcccGCCTCCCCGCAcacctggccccagcccctctcACCCACAGAGGAGGCGCGTGGAGACCATTCTAGAGGAGAAAGTTGATGGCAGCATCTTCCCACGTTGA
- the OPRL1 gene encoding nociceptin receptor — protein sequence MESLFPAPFWEALYSSHLQGNLSLLSPNHSLLPPDLLLNASHSAFLPLGLKVTIVGLYLAVCVGGLLGNCLVMYVILRHTKMKTATNIYIFNLALADTLVLLTLPFQGTDVLLGFWPFGNALCKTVIAIDYYNMFTSTFTLTAMSVDRYVAICHPIRALDVRTSSKAQAVNVAIWALASVVGIPVAIMGSAQVEDEEIECLVEIPAPQDYWGPVFAICIFLFSFIIPVLIISICYSLMIRRLRGVRLLSGSREKDRNLRRITRLVLVVVAVFVGCWTPVQVFVLVQGLGVQPGSETAVAVLRFCTALGYVNSCLNPILYAFLDENFKACFRKFCCAPALRREMRVSDRVHSIAKDVALACKTSETVPRPA from the exons ATGGagtccctcttccctgccccgtTCTGGGAGGCCCTCTACAGCAGCCACCTGCAGGGCAACCTGTCCCTCCTGAGCCCCAACCACAGCCTGCTGCCCCCCGACCTACTGCTCAATGCAAGCCACAGCGCCTTCCTGCCCCTCGGGCTCAAGGTCACCATCGTGGGGCTTTACCTGGCCGTCTGCGTTGGGGGACTGCTGGGGAACTGCCTCGTCATGTACGTCATCCTCAG ACACACCAAGATGAAGACAGCTACCAACATTTACATCTTTAACCTGGCCCTGGCAGACACTTTGGTGCTGCTGACCCTGCCCTTCCAGGGCACAGACGTCCTCTTGGGTTTCTGGCCATTTGGAAATGCCCTGTGCAAGACGGTCATTGCCATCGACTATTACAACATGTTCACCAGCACCTTCACATTGACTGCCATGAGTGTGGACCGCTATGTAGCCATCTGCCACCCCATCCGTGCTCTCGATGTCCGGACGTCCAGCAAGGCCCAGGCTGTCAACGTGGCCATCTGGGCTCTGGCGTCTGTCGTCGGCATCCCTGTTGCCATCATGGGCTCCGCACAGGTCGAGGATGAAG AGATTGAGTGTCTGGTGGAGATCCCCGCCCCACAGGACTACTGGGGCCCTGTGTTTGCCATCTgcatcttccttttctccttcatcaTTCCCGTGCTCATCATCTCCATCTGCTACAGCCTCATGATCCGGCGGCTGCGTGGTGTCCGCCTGCTCTCTGGCTCCCGAGAGAAGGACCGGAACCTGCGGCGCATCACGCggctggtgctggtggtggtggcagtgttCGTGGGCTGCTGGACGCCCGTGCAGGTCTTCGTGCTGGTCCAAGGGCTGGGTGTTCAGCCGGGCAGTGAGACTGCGGTGGCTGTCCTGCGCTTCTGCACAGCCCTTGGCTATGTCAACAGCTGCCTCAACCCCATCCTCTACGCCTTCTTGGATGAGAATTTCAAGGCCTGCTTCCGAAAGTTCTGCTGCGCTCCTGCCCTGCGCCGGGAGATGCGGGTGTCTGACCGCGTGCACAGCATTGCCAAGGATGTGGCCCTCGCCTGCAAGACCTCTGAGACGGTACCACGGCCCGCATGA
- the LKAAEAR1 gene encoding protein LKAAEAR1 isoform X1, with the protein MGLTLPSAGPRMPSPAGKEAARRGPRERTGKGSREERAKGPPAAEPPARGWALSLEGLAAMRPPQRHRHLLFGDLLEDVGAAASIFPRESVELGYRMPDPRAWTQSLEPPAVRQDLLLGVLKAAEARGRIRALRLRYIRMRAEEISLLILQQKSARAALRLELFLPPQLKPTRIPDPLDRQEVPTGPGRGGGGRPPPRTPGPSPSHPQRRRVETILEEKVDGSIFPR; encoded by the exons ATGGGACTCACTCTTCCCTCGGCAGGGCCCAGGATGCCGTCGCCAGCGGGGAAGGAGGCTGCGCGCAGGGGCCCGCGGGAGCGAACAGGAAAGGGGTCCCGTGAGGAGCGCGCCAAGGGGCCGCCCGCGGCGGAGCCCCCCGCGCGGGGTTGGGCCCTATCGCTGGAGGGACTGGCGGCCATGCGCCCCCCGCAGCGTCACCGCCACCTGCTCTTCGGGGACCTGCTTGAGGACGTCGGCGCGGCCGCCTCCATCTTCCCCCGCGAGTCGGTGGAGCTCGGGTACCGCATGCCCGACCCGCGCGCGTGGACGCAGTCGCTGGAGCCGCCCGCGGTGCGCCAGGACCTGCTCCTCGGCGTCCTCAAGGCGGCCGAGGCCCGAGGACGCATCCGAGCCCTGCGGCTGCGCTACATCCGCATGCGG GCGGAGGAGATCTCGCTCCTCATCTTGCAGCAGAAGTCCGCGCGCGCCGCCCTCCGGCTGGAGCTGTTCCTGCCGCCGCAGCTGAAGCCAACGCGGATCCCGGACCCCTTGGACCGTCAAGAGGTGCCCACAGGCCcgggaaggggcgggggggggcgcccGCCTCCCCGCAcacctggccccagcccctctcACCCACAGAGGAGGCGCGTGGAGACCATTCTAGAGGAGAAAGTTGATGGCAGCATCTTCCCACGTTGA